In Manis pentadactyla isolate mManPen7 chromosome 8, mManPen7.hap1, whole genome shotgun sequence, the following are encoded in one genomic region:
- the DKK1 gene encoding dickkopf-related protein 1: MTTPRAAGAARVLVAFVAAALCGHPLPGASATLNSVLVNSNAIKNLPPPLGGAAGHAGSAVSAAPGILFEGGNKYQTIDNYQPYPCAEDEECSTEEYCASPTRGAGARAQICLACRKRRKRCMRHAMCCPGNFCKNGICMPSDHSHFHRGEIEETIIESFGNDHSTLDGYSRRTTLSSKMYHTKGQEGSVCLRSSDCATGLCCARHFWSKICKPVLKEGQVCTKHRRKGSHGLELFQRCYCGEGLSCRIQKDHHQASNSSRLHTCQRH; the protein is encoded by the exons ATGACGACTCCGCGCGCGGCGGGAGCTGCCCGGGTCTTGGTCGCCTTCGTAGCCGCGGCTCTTTGCGGCCACCCTCTACCGGGAGCGAGCGCCACCTTGAACTCGGTTCTCGTCAATTCCAACGCCATCAAGAACCTACCCCCACCGCTGGGCGGCGCTGCCGGGCACGCAGGCTCCGCAGTCAGCGCAGCTCCGGGAATTCTGTTCGAGGGTGGGAACAAATACCAGACCATTGACAACTACCAG CCGTACCCGTGCGCCGAGGATGAGGAGTGCAGCACAGAGGAGTACTGTGCGAGTCCCACCCGAGGAGCGGGTGCCAGAGCGCAAAtctgcctggcctgcaggaaGCGCCGAAAACGCTGCATGCGTCACGCTATGTGCTGCCCCGGAAATTTCTGCAAAAATG GAATATGTATGCCCTCTGATCACAGTCATTTCCATCGAGGGGAAATAGAGGAAACCATTATTGAAAGCTTTGGTAATGATCACAGCACCCTGGATGGGTACTCCAGAAGAACTACACTGTCTTCAAAAATGTATCATACCAAAG GACAAGAAGGTTCTGTCTGTCTCCGATCATCAGACTGTGCCACAGGGTTGTGTTGTGCTAGACATTTCTGGTCCAAGATCTGTAAGCCTGTTCTCAAAGAGGGTCAAGTGTGCACCAAGCACAGGAGAAAAGGCTCCCACGGGCTGGAGCTATTCCAGCGTTGTTACTGCGGAGAAGGTCTATCTTGCCGGATACAGAAAGATCACCATCAAGCCAGTAACTCTTCCAGGCTTCACACTTGTCAGAGACACTAA